A genomic stretch from Limnobacter thiooxidans includes:
- a CDS encoding sigma-54-dependent transcriptional regulator, whose amino-acid sequence MTELTLCIESEELKSRLRAAAMLMQASVHELSLTELLSRRTLPSHWILLDHGLEAITALVERFKELGRHPESQIIRFIDSPWQDYIYHDIPIFASIVRPADPLSAAQILGRLSRTKPLRFGLKATAADLNGPYATEFVRSPPMKHAVSQLHLLKQLPVDTVLLGPTGAGKDTAARWLHSQSGLKGEFIHVNCAALPEQLFEAELFGVMAGAFTGAQKDRPGKLEQANNGTLYLDEIDSLPLSSQAKLLNALQYRGASRLGGHAFYQSSFRVIASTKASFPELVRQNRFREDLHFRLSVSQVKIPALAERLEDIVPLYQHFLAQVATQFKLEVPALGTEEMDELLSRPWQGNVRELHAVAQRHVIGLGSPCDSQEQGHVHSSGLKHRLLAFEKAVLSQALLAHGGCARSASESLQIPLHSMYYRMKRFDLLEKFGNHSENAATQL is encoded by the coding sequence ATGACCGAACTCACCTTGTGCATTGAATCCGAGGAGCTCAAAAGCCGTTTGCGGGCAGCCGCCATGTTGATGCAGGCCAGCGTTCATGAATTGTCTCTGACCGAATTGCTGAGCCGGCGCACATTGCCTAGCCACTGGATACTTCTTGACCATGGTCTTGAGGCAATCACTGCCTTGGTTGAGCGATTCAAAGAATTGGGTCGACACCCGGAAAGCCAGATCATTCGCTTTATTGACAGTCCCTGGCAAGACTACATCTATCACGACATTCCAATTTTTGCGTCAATTGTTCGTCCCGCTGATCCACTAAGCGCAGCGCAGATACTGGGAAGATTAAGCCGCACGAAACCCCTGAGGTTTGGACTTAAAGCCACAGCCGCAGACCTGAACGGCCCTTATGCTACCGAGTTTGTTCGCTCACCACCCATGAAGCATGCAGTGTCTCAATTGCACTTGCTCAAACAATTACCCGTGGACACGGTTCTGCTGGGCCCAACAGGAGCAGGCAAAGACACTGCAGCACGTTGGCTGCATTCACAGTCTGGTCTGAAAGGTGAATTCATTCATGTGAATTGTGCCGCCTTGCCTGAACAGCTTTTTGAAGCCGAGCTGTTTGGTGTCATGGCCGGTGCATTCACCGGCGCTCAGAAAGACAGACCAGGCAAGCTGGAGCAAGCCAACAACGGCACCTTGTACCTGGATGAAATCGACAGTTTGCCCCTATCATCTCAGGCCAAGTTGCTCAATGCACTTCAATACCGGGGTGCATCCCGCCTTGGCGGCCACGCCTTTTACCAGTCCAGCTTCAGGGTGATAGCCTCGACCAAGGCCAGTTTTCCCGAGTTGGTCAGGCAAAACCGCTTCAGGGAAGACCTTCATTTTCGCCTCAGTGTGTCTCAGGTCAAAATTCCGGCCTTGGCTGAAAGGCTCGAAGACATTGTTCCCCTTTATCAACATTTCCTGGCGCAGGTCGCAACACAATTCAAGCTGGAAGTACCCGCACTGGGCACCGAGGAAATGGATGAACTGCTCAGCAGACCCTGGCAAGGCAATGTCCGTGAGCTGCATGCCGTGGCCCAGCGCCATGTGATTGGTCTGGGCTCACCTTGTGACAGCCAGGAGCAAGGTCATGTACATTCCTCAGGACTTAAGCACCGCTTGCTGGCGTTTGAAAAGGCAGTGTTGTCCCAAGCCTTGCTGGCGCATGGCGGTTGTGCACGAAGCGCCAGTGAAAGTCTGCAGATTCCTTTGCATTCCATGTACTACCGAATGAAACGTTTCGATTTGCTGGAGAAGTTCGGGAACCATTCAGAAAACGCTGCCACTCAACTCTAA
- a CDS encoding RNA polymerase sigma factor — protein sequence MEATRSEFELLVAKQEKRLRNFIIKHFRDENAVEDVFQQTLIEAYCCWDSFRGDAKRATWLFGIALNIIRNTARRSPQYKFHFTSDEDLELEQAEGSDPMQHCMKNEFSIKLQSAIDKLPNDLRETLILVVQHGNSYQKAADILGIPIGTVRSRISRSRAQLKSIYDLYMD from the coding sequence TTGGAAGCCACTCGCTCTGAATTCGAACTGCTCGTGGCCAAGCAGGAAAAACGCCTTCGCAATTTCATCATCAAGCATTTCCGCGACGAAAATGCTGTGGAAGATGTTTTCCAGCAAACCTTGATCGAGGCCTATTGCTGCTGGGACAGTTTCCGCGGCGACGCTAAACGCGCTACCTGGCTGTTCGGCATTGCCTTGAATATCATTCGGAACACGGCTAGGCGTTCGCCCCAGTACAAATTCCATTTCACCTCCGATGAAGACCTTGAGCTGGAACAGGCGGAAGGGTCTGACCCCATGCAACATTGCATGAAAAACGAATTCAGCATCAAACTTCAATCTGCGATAGACAAATTGCCCAACGACTTGCGCGAAACCCTGATTTTAGTGGTTCAACACGGCAACTCTTACCAGAAAGCTGCAGATATTCTGGGCATCCCAATTGGAACAGTTAGGTCACGCATTTCAAGATCGCGCGCTCAGCTGAAGTCAATTTACGATCTGTACATGGACTGA
- a CDS encoding response regulator: MSQIESFTEFAENAQEKPAEKSDRMKQAVKDMTPLKGKTALVVDSALATRRALQDQLSQLGAKTVIFASSVSEVEQHLSSREFALIVCEYQLEGDRNGQQLLEDLRVNKKLNWTTAFMMVTGERSYSNVVAVAEFEPDDYLIKPFTASTLSDRVVRIFNRKARLAEAYKAAYDGQYLAVPEICEGLEIRFPQYLNELERMRIESFFWSGQLGKTEKELLDKIERAPKPWMHLLLAKVNLEKKDFEEAGGLLATVVKTNPEYLAASDLYADVLWEQNKPGEALEVLEKMGAKALASTSRLRKLADLAVRIGDNTRSKNYLTKVIDRSRNTSLSQIHDYLQLSKIYVTEGRHEEAEKLTAKMRSTVNSADLDLARAMMTIQKEIAEGRSVKALDKLTAFFDTHAEVIPALEPETLTSLLELCFAVNMGSKGYELASQITRHKPSKAMLDRIRTSITMFKENSLRNAE, encoded by the coding sequence ATGAGCCAAATCGAATCTTTTACAGAATTTGCTGAAAACGCGCAGGAAAAACCCGCAGAAAAATCAGATCGCATGAAGCAGGCGGTCAAGGACATGACCCCGCTGAAAGGCAAGACTGCACTGGTAGTTGATTCTGCACTGGCCACACGGCGGGCTTTGCAAGACCAGTTGTCGCAACTGGGTGCAAAAACAGTTATTTTTGCAAGTTCAGTGTCGGAAGTGGAACAACATCTGAGCTCTCGTGAATTCGCCTTGATTGTTTGTGAGTACCAGCTTGAGGGCGATCGCAACGGACAGCAATTGCTGGAAGACTTGCGGGTGAACAAAAAGCTGAACTGGACAACCGCCTTCATGATGGTGACGGGTGAGCGAAGTTACAGCAATGTGGTTGCCGTGGCCGAGTTTGAACCAGATGATTACCTGATCAAGCCTTTCACCGCATCAACGCTATCAGACCGCGTGGTTCGCATTTTCAATCGCAAAGCACGCTTGGCGGAAGCCTACAAGGCAGCTTATGACGGGCAATACCTCGCCGTACCAGAAATATGCGAAGGATTGGAAATAAGATTCCCCCAGTACCTCAATGAACTTGAGCGCATGCGTATCGAATCATTCTTCTGGTCCGGTCAGTTGGGAAAAACCGAGAAGGAATTGCTGGACAAAATTGAACGCGCACCCAAGCCCTGGATGCACCTGTTGTTGGCCAAGGTGAATCTGGAGAAAAAGGATTTCGAAGAAGCCGGCGGTTTGCTGGCCACCGTGGTTAAAACAAACCCTGAATACCTGGCGGCCAGTGATCTGTACGCTGATGTGCTGTGGGAACAGAACAAACCGGGCGAAGCGCTGGAAGTGCTCGAGAAGATGGGGGCCAAAGCACTGGCCTCAACCAGCCGCTTGCGCAAGCTGGCAGACCTGGCAGTGAGGATTGGTGACAACACCCGCTCAAAAAACTACTTGACCAAGGTGATTGATCGCTCCAGAAACACATCCCTGTCGCAGATTCATGATTACCTGCAACTGTCGAAGATTTATGTGACCGAAGGGCGACACGAGGAAGCGGAAAAGCTGACCGCCAAAATGAGAAGCACGGTGAACTCGGCAGACCTGGACCTGGCGCGCGCCATGATGACCATTCAGAAAGAAATTGCCGAGGGCCGAAGCGTGAAAGCGCTGGACAAACTGACTGCGTTTTTTGATACCCATGCCGAGGTGATTCCTGCCCTGGAACCAGAAACGCTGACCAGTCTTCTGGAGCTTTGCTTTGCTGTCAACATGGGTTCAAAAGGCTATGAACTGGCCAGCCAGATCACCCGACACAAACCATCGAAAGCCATGCTGGACAGGATTCGCACTTCAATTACCATGTTCAAGGAAAACTCACTGCGCAACGCTGAGTGA
- a CDS encoding TRAP transporter large permease subunit: MQSSAGKKWMGRTPSEWLSSLPIFSLLLLTLIIGTGEMVHGQLLRLGERMFGDPANQVQYFLLRADPSAPTCEANPDIDALVAKQVAEAETAPKSDLDALFGDVAIDPNEIRASLEAARDQCRERVAVYERVSKAITPEVEVFREIETGFFGIFKFGTENRPLILLIMVAIAAISTTRHYHHINLRPPRTKKDFQVYSLAMLGANLLMTISTSYYLKLQYDSGVPVESPVISIVSIALFAALSYISLKDVLKIPEHAEEGGSYGMGLLSIPLYAFMALNAGISFFMDDYVAGLAIYFGQITELSSIFLNLALYLWAGMLLKQTRVVSLFMDILRPWKLPPEVFTYIVLLAAAIPTAYTGASGVFVIAAGAIVYKEVLAVGARRHFALAATAMSGSLGVVLRPCLLIVVIAALNKEVTTSELYGWGLFVFILTSTVFMIIALLKAEGRVIERAKAKDALPQSLRALVPVSPYILIMLLVVYGYEYLLDTKLDEFTAPVMLPVIMLFVIIFDKLRGGPTKVGGDTTADKKKNEGLEVAVRSATTETIGHIGALIMLMALSISVGGMIERSGIMEVVPAEMGSVWMALTIFMLLMIFIGMVMDPFGAVILVSATVAPIAYSNGIHPVHFWMIVITAFELGYLSPPVALNQLLARQVVGEAEMDKAAEETKGKAFYYRYERWLLPVYTLMVGLLIVTYGGQALINNADSLKPVSHFLGLDQLRPVELGDSPAAGPAVDAPAADAMPAVAEDAAMLDPAAQPVVELPAESVPAVVPATPAAAPAPSPAILQAEVTEVVSNWAAAWSARDVEGYLSFYSANFELPGAVTRSQWESQRRTRISTKSNIEVDISNLNVQVNGDEATAEFDQAYKADKYSDKVRKTLRLKKEDGRWKILTEQAR; the protein is encoded by the coding sequence ATGCAGAGTTCCGCCGGCAAAAAGTGGATGGGTCGTACTCCATCCGAATGGCTGTCCAGCCTACCTATTTTTTCTCTACTTTTGCTCACCCTGATTATTGGTACGGGTGAAATGGTGCATGGTCAACTGCTTCGCTTGGGCGAACGCATGTTTGGCGATCCCGCAAACCAGGTTCAGTACTTCTTGTTGCGCGCCGATCCGTCTGCGCCGACCTGTGAAGCGAATCCCGACATTGATGCATTGGTGGCCAAACAGGTGGCCGAAGCCGAAACAGCGCCTAAATCCGATTTGGACGCCCTTTTCGGCGATGTGGCTATTGACCCTAATGAAATTCGCGCTTCACTTGAAGCAGCGCGCGACCAGTGTCGCGAACGGGTTGCTGTTTATGAACGCGTCAGCAAGGCGATTACACCTGAAGTTGAAGTATTCCGTGAAATTGAAACTGGCTTTTTTGGTATTTTCAAATTTGGTACGGAAAACCGCCCCCTGATTCTGTTGATCATGGTGGCGATTGCCGCCATTTCCACCACACGGCATTACCACCACATCAACCTGCGCCCACCCCGCACCAAGAAAGACTTCCAAGTCTATTCACTGGCCATGCTAGGTGCCAACCTGTTGATGACCATCTCAACCAGCTACTACCTGAAACTGCAATACGATTCGGGCGTACCGGTTGAAAGCCCGGTAATTAGCATTGTTTCAATTGCCCTGTTTGCAGCACTCTCATACATCAGCTTGAAAGATGTCCTGAAGATTCCAGAGCACGCAGAAGAGGGTGGCAGCTACGGCATGGGCTTGTTGAGTATTCCGCTGTATGCCTTCATGGCCTTGAATGCGGGCATCAGCTTTTTCATGGACGACTATGTCGCCGGTTTGGCAATTTACTTTGGCCAAATCACGGAACTGTCCAGCATCTTCTTGAACCTGGCCCTGTACCTGTGGGCGGGTATGTTGCTCAAGCAAACCCGCGTGGTGTCTTTGTTCATGGACATTCTGCGCCCCTGGAAACTGCCACCTGAAGTATTTACGTACATCGTGTTGTTGGCTGCGGCTATTCCTACTGCCTACACCGGCGCTTCAGGTGTGTTCGTGATTGCAGCGGGTGCCATTGTTTACAAGGAAGTTCTGGCCGTTGGTGCACGTCGTCATTTCGCACTGGCCGCCACTGCCATGTCCGGTTCGCTGGGTGTGGTACTGCGCCCCTGTTTGTTGATCGTGGTGATTGCCGCTTTGAACAAGGAAGTGACTACCAGTGAGCTGTACGGCTGGGGTCTGTTCGTGTTCATCCTGACCTCCACCGTGTTCATGATTATCGCCCTGCTGAAAGCAGAAGGCCGTGTGATTGAACGGGCCAAGGCGAAAGACGCCTTGCCTCAATCCTTGCGTGCCTTGGTGCCTGTATCACCCTACATTTTGATCATGTTGCTGGTGGTGTATGGCTACGAATACCTGCTTGATACCAAACTTGATGAATTCACAGCGCCTGTAATGTTGCCAGTGATCATGTTGTTCGTGATTATTTTCGACAAGCTGCGCGGTGGCCCCACCAAGGTTGGCGGCGATACAACTGCCGACAAGAAGAAAAATGAAGGCCTTGAAGTAGCAGTGCGCAGTGCAACCACAGAAACCATTGGTCACATTGGCGCCCTGATCATGTTGATGGCCTTGTCCATTAGCGTGGGTGGCATGATTGAACGTTCCGGCATCATGGAAGTGGTTCCTGCCGAAATGGGTAGCGTCTGGATGGCATTGACCATATTCATGCTGCTGATGATTTTCATCGGCATGGTGATGGATCCGTTTGGTGCGGTTATCCTGGTGTCTGCAACCGTGGCGCCAATTGCGTACAGCAACGGCATTCACCCGGTTCACTTCTGGATGATCGTGATCACGGCCTTCGAGCTGGGTTATCTGTCACCGCCTGTGGCCTTGAACCAGTTGCTTGCGCGTCAAGTGGTTGGCGAAGCCGAGATGGACAAAGCCGCAGAGGAAACCAAAGGCAAAGCCTTCTACTACCGCTACGAGCGCTGGTTGTTGCCGGTTTATACCTTGATGGTTGGTTTGCTCATCGTGACCTACGGTGGTCAGGCGTTGATCAACAATGCTGACAGTTTGAAACCGGTTAGCCATTTCCTCGGCCTGGACCAGTTGCGACCTGTTGAATTGGGTGATTCCCCCGCAGCTGGTCCCGCAGTTGACGCCCCTGCTGCAGATGCGATGCCAGCAGTGGCTGAGGATGCTGCCATGCTGGATCCAGCAGCTCAGCCCGTTGTTGAGTTGCCTGCAGAAAGTGTGCCGGCAGTTGTTCCAGCTACACCGGCTGCTGCCCCAGCGCCTTCACCTGCAATTTTGCAGGCTGAGGTTACTGAGGTGGTCAGTAACTGGGCTGCGGCCTGGAGTGCACGTGACGTGGAAGGCTACCTGAGCTTCTACTCTGCAAACTTCGAGTTGCCTGGCGCAGTGACCCGTTCACAGTGGGAAAGCCAGCGTCGCACGCGAATCTCCACCAAATCCAACATCGAGGTGGACATCAGCAACCTCAATGTTCAGGTGAATGGAGACGAGGCCACTGCCGAGTTTGATCAGGCTTACAAGGCTGACAAGTATTCCGACAAAGTGCGCAAAACACTGCGTTTGAAGAAAGAAGACGGTCGCTGGAAAATTCTGACCGAGCAGGCTCGGTAA
- a CDS encoding putative solute-binding protein translates to MTMKIKAITAALGVALMASASPALAKQKVCVFDILGAGGDVFNLSKDYVLAAKGLGADLHLEAFTDEKIASENFKTGQCDMLVATSFRTRAYNSVAGSIDALGAASVVKDGKVDMPLSYEVVKRTIQLFAGDKADALMTQGNYQVAGIFPFGAAFLYVKSRDINSVEKLAGKKIASFDYDSAQKEMISKVGASPVSADISNFGAKFNNGSVDIIAAPAAAYKPLELYKGLGNSGAIIRFPVAVLTYQLIVNKSKFPEGFAQKSRDYWAKKFPAGMQIITNAEKGIPNGAWMDIPAADSVKYTILLRESRIGLAKGGSYDPKALNIMKQIRCSVNRADSECATKTEL, encoded by the coding sequence ATGACAATGAAAATCAAAGCAATCACAGCCGCCTTGGGTGTGGCCCTTATGGCCTCAGCATCACCGGCCTTGGCCAAACAGAAAGTGTGTGTATTCGATATCTTGGGTGCGGGCGGCGACGTCTTCAACCTGAGCAAAGACTACGTACTGGCGGCCAAAGGTTTGGGTGCTGACCTGCACCTTGAAGCCTTTACCGACGAAAAAATCGCCTCGGAAAACTTCAAGACCGGCCAGTGCGACATGCTGGTTGCCACGTCTTTCCGCACGCGCGCTTACAACTCGGTTGCCGGTTCAATCGACGCCCTGGGTGCAGCATCGGTAGTGAAAGATGGCAAAGTGGATATGCCCCTGAGCTACGAAGTGGTCAAGCGCACCATTCAGTTGTTTGCTGGTGACAAAGCCGATGCACTGATGACACAAGGCAATTACCAGGTGGCTGGCATTTTCCCATTCGGTGCAGCATTCCTTTACGTGAAAAGCCGTGATATCAACTCGGTTGAAAAACTGGCCGGCAAGAAAATCGCGTCTTTCGACTACGATTCAGCCCAGAAAGAAATGATTTCCAAGGTTGGCGCCTCGCCTGTGTCAGCTGACATTTCCAACTTCGGTGCCAAGTTTAACAACGGTTCGGTCGACATCATTGCTGCGCCCGCAGCGGCTTACAAGCCACTTGAACTGTACAAAGGTTTGGGCAATAGCGGCGCGATCATCCGTTTCCCGGTTGCCGTGTTGACTTACCAACTGATTGTTAACAAGAGCAAGTTCCCGGAAGGTTTTGCGCAGAAGTCACGTGATTACTGGGCCAAGAAATTCCCGGCCGGCATGCAAATCATCACCAATGCTGAAAAGGGCATTCCAAATGGTGCATGGATGGATATTCCCGCGGCTGACTCCGTGAAGTACACCATCCTCTTGCGTGAATCACGAATCGGTTTGGCCAAGGGCGGTTCATACGACCCGAAGGCACTGAACATCATGAAGCAGATTCGCTGCAGCGTGAACCGTGCAGATTCCGAGTGCGCCACGAAAACTGAATTGTAA
- a CDS encoding RNA polymerase sigma factor has product MTQHNPLQAIEINVQFSDDTVSPLTSEQLSSLELLLKSQQSRLTHFIRKHLRREDYVDDLIQQTHMAAFRNWARFRGESKPETWLFGIALNLVKNFRYRDTSYRYQCEDFDEQVSMIAADPFCEPEESLMRQERMESLKMAIGHLPSKMQTVVQLVLLDGFTYQDAALELDLPIGTVRSRLSRARDMLRVEVLGQTEISH; this is encoded by the coding sequence ATGACGCAGCACAACCCCTTACAAGCCATTGAAATCAATGTTCAATTCAGTGACGACACTGTTTCTCCACTTACATCCGAACAACTCAGCTCCCTGGAATTGTTGCTGAAAAGCCAGCAATCCCGTTTGACCCATTTCATACGCAAACACCTTCGTCGTGAAGATTACGTGGACGATCTGATTCAGCAAACCCACATGGCTGCATTCAGAAACTGGGCACGTTTTCGTGGCGAATCCAAACCCGAAACATGGCTGTTCGGAATTGCATTGAATCTGGTCAAGAACTTCCGTTATCGCGACACCAGCTACCGTTACCAATGTGAAGACTTCGATGAACAGGTCAGCATGATTGCCGCTGATCCATTTTGTGAACCTGAAGAATCACTGATGCGTCAGGAACGCATGGAATCACTGAAAATGGCCATTGGCCACTTGCCCAGCAAAATGCAAACCGTGGTTCAACTCGTGTTGCTTGACGGGTTTACCTATCAGGACGCAGCGCTTGAACTCGATTTGCCAATCGGTACCGTACGTTCACGCCTGTCCCGCGCGCGTGACATGCTGCGAGTTGAAGTACTGGGGCAAACAGAAATTTCGCATTAA
- the soxB gene encoding thiosulfohydrolase SoxB, which translates to MNRREFMGMLAAASAAGMAINSPQVLAAGQGEKLYELKPFGNASLLHMTDCHAQLVPIYFREPNVNIGVAGALGKVPHLVGESLLKAFKIKPGTAQAHAFTYLNFEEAAKRYGKVGGFAHLSTLVKMMKGSRPGALLLDGGDTWQGSATSLWTNAQDMVDAAKMLGVDVMTLHWECTYGMDRVLEIAEKDFKGKVDIVAQNIKTADFGDPVFPSHVMKNINGAKVAIIGQAFPYTPIANPRYQVADWSFGIQEESMQAVVDEVRSKGAQVVVVLSHNGMDVDLKMASRVSGIDFILGGHTHDGIPHAIPVKNPSGTTHVTNAGSNSKFLGVLDMDIQGGKLRDFKYRLLPVFSNMLPADPDMAAFVENVRKPYLEKLVEPLAVSEGLLYRRGNFNGSWDQLIVDALMEVKNAEIAFSPGFRWGTSLLPGQTITREHLMDQTAITYPNTTLADMKGEFIKTVLEDVCDNLFNPDPYYQQGGDMVRVGGLTYTCNPNGSSGNRISDMRLNGKLIEASKTYRVAGWAPVAEEARSNGEPPIWDVVETYLRAKKTIATKTPYIPKLVGMNKNPGFVV; encoded by the coding sequence ATGAATCGACGCGAATTCATGGGCATGCTGGCGGCCGCCTCTGCGGCGGGCATGGCAATCAACTCCCCCCAGGTGCTGGCCGCAGGCCAAGGCGAAAAACTGTACGAACTGAAACCCTTTGGCAATGCCAGCCTATTGCACATGACCGATTGTCACGCGCAACTGGTGCCCATTTATTTCCGCGAACCAAACGTCAACATTGGTGTGGCTGGTGCGCTGGGCAAGGTGCCGCACCTGGTGGGTGAGTCCCTCCTGAAAGCGTTCAAGATCAAACCGGGTACAGCGCAAGCCCATGCCTTCACTTACCTGAATTTTGAAGAAGCCGCCAAGCGCTATGGTAAGGTGGGTGGATTTGCTCACCTGTCCACATTGGTCAAAATGATGAAGGGTAGCCGTCCTGGTGCTTTGCTGCTTGATGGCGGCGACACTTGGCAAGGTTCTGCCACCAGCCTGTGGACCAATGCACAAGACATGGTCGACGCCGCCAAAATGCTGGGCGTGGATGTCATGACCCTGCACTGGGAATGCACCTACGGCATGGACAGGGTGCTGGAAATTGCAGAAAAGGATTTCAAAGGCAAAGTCGACATTGTGGCTCAGAACATCAAGACGGCTGATTTTGGTGACCCCGTGTTTCCCAGCCACGTGATGAAAAACATCAATGGCGCCAAGGTGGCCATCATTGGCCAGGCTTTCCCCTACACACCGATTGCCAACCCCCGCTATCAGGTGGCCGACTGGTCATTTGGCATTCAGGAAGAAAGCATGCAGGCTGTTGTGGATGAAGTGCGCAGCAAGGGCGCGCAGGTGGTTGTCGTGTTGTCACACAACGGCATGGACGTGGACCTGAAAATGGCCAGCCGGGTATCCGGTATTGATTTCATTCTGGGTGGCCATACACACGACGGCATTCCACACGCCATTCCTGTCAAAAATCCTTCGGGCACCACGCATGTAACCAACGCCGGCAGCAACAGCAAGTTTTTGGGTGTGCTGGACATGGACATTCAGGGTGGCAAGCTGCGCGACTTCAAATACCGATTGCTGCCCGTGTTCTCGAACATGTTGCCCGCTGACCCCGACATGGCTGCCTTCGTGGAGAATGTGCGCAAACCTTACCTGGAAAAACTGGTTGAACCGTTGGCGGTGAGTGAAGGCCTGTTGTATCGCAGGGGTAACTTTAACGGCAGTTGGGATCAGCTCATTGTTGACGCCCTGATGGAAGTCAAGAACGCTGAAATTGCCTTCTCGCCCGGCTTTCGCTGGGGAACTTCGTTGTTGCCTGGCCAAACCATCACGCGCGAGCATTTGATGGACCAAACCGCCATCACTTACCCCAACACCACGCTGGCCGACATGAAGGGCGAGTTCATCAAAACCGTGCTGGAAGACGTGTGCGACAACCTGTTTAACCCCGACCCGTATTACCAGCAGGGCGGGGACATGGTTCGCGTGGGTGGGTTGACTTACACTTGCAACCCCAACGGCAGTTCAGGCAACCGTATTTCCGACATGCGTTTGAATGGCAAGCTGATCGAGGCCTCAAAAACCTACCGCGTGGCCGGTTGGGCACCTGTGGCCGAAGAGGCGCGCAGCAATGGCGAGCCACCCATTTGGGACGTGGTTGAAACCTACTTGCGTGCCAAGAAAACCATTGCCACCAAAACGCCTTACATACCCAAGCTGGTTGGAATGAACAAAAACCCGGGGTTCGTTGTCTGA